One region of Brassica napus cultivar Da-Ae chromosome A10, Da-Ae, whole genome shotgun sequence genomic DNA includes:
- the LOC106396148 gene encoding heavy metal-associated isoprenylated plant protein 39: protein MKKIVLKLDLHHDNKAKQKALKTVSTLPGIDSIAMDMKEKKLTVIGTVDPVNVVSKLRKYWPMTDIILVGPAKEPEKEKKEEPKKEGGGEPPKKEGEAPKEEGKKEGEAQKKEEEKKEGGDKKEGEKKDQPQPQPLTQPPPPDHVLELVKAYKAYNPHLTTYYYAQSIEENPNACVIC from the exons ATGAAG AAAATCGTGTTAAAGTTGGATCTGCATCATGATAATAAGGCTAAACAAAAAGCTCTTAAAACAGTTTCTACTCTCCCAG GTATCGATTCGATTGCAATGGACATGAAAGAGAAGAAGTTAACGGTGATAGGAACCGTGGATCCTGTTAATGTAGTCAGTAAGCTAAGGAAGTATTGGCCGATGACGGATATCATATTGGTGGGACCTGCAAAGGAGCCggaaaaggagaagaaggaGGAGCCAAAAAAGGAAGGTGGTGGCGAGCCGCCGAAGAAAgaaggagaagctccaaaagaagAAGGTAAAAAGGAAGGAGAAGCtcagaagaaggaagaagagaagaaagaaggtgGCGATAAGAAGGAAGGAGAGAAGAAAGATCAACCACAACCGCAGCCACTGActcaaccaccaccaccagatCATGTATTGGAGCTTGTAAAGGCGTATAAAGCATATAATCCTCATCTAACAACTTATTACTACGCCCAAAGCATTGAGGAAAACCCTAACGCTTGCGTTATATGTTGA
- the LOC106370875 gene encoding 1-aminocyclopropane-1-carboxylate synthase 2, with translation MGSLIKSGGVSGAILSRIATNDQHGENSEYFDGWKAYDKDPFHLSRNPHGIIQMGLAENQLCLDLIKDWIKENPKASVCTPEGVYQFSDIANFQDYHGLKEFRQAIANFMGKARGGRVTFDPERIVMSGGATGANETIMFCLADPGDVFLVPSPYYAAFDRDLRWRTGVEIVPVHCSSSNNFKLTVEAVEWAYKKAVQSNKNVKGLLFTNPSNPLGTILDKDTLKNLVRFVTRNNIHLVVDEIYAATVFAGENFASVAEVVKDLDSSEVNVDLIHIVYSLSKDMGLPGFRVGIVYSYNDSVVSCARKMSSFGLVSSQTQFMLASMLSDDSFVDNFLMESSKRLGIRHGVFTLGLKKADINCLISTAGLFVWMDLRHLLRVRNSFESEIELWHIIIDKVKLNVSPGSSFQCTEPGWFRVCFANMDDDTLHVALRRIQDFVSKNSNKTAEKASDNDQLIQNNNAKKQKWKQSNLRLSFRRLYEDGLSSPGIMSPHSPLLRT, from the exons ATGGGTTCTCTGATTAAGAGTGGCGGTGTAAGCGGTGCGATTTTGTCGCGGATAGCGACCAACGACCAACACGGAGAAAACTCAGAGTATTTTGATGGATGGAAAGCTTATGACAAAGATCCTTTTCATCTTTCTCGTAATCCCCACGGGATTATCCAAATGGGTCTTGCAGAGAATCAG CTTTGTTTAGACTTGATCAAAGATTGGATCAAAGAGAACCCAAAAGCTTCTGTTTGCACCCCTGAGGGTGTTTATCAATTTAGCGACATCGCTAACTTCCAAGACTATCATGGCCTTAAAGAGTTTAGACAG GCAATTGCAAATTTCATGGGAAAAGCTAGAGGTGGAAGAGTAACGTTTGATCCGGAGAGGATAGTGATGAGTGGCGGTGCTACCGGAGCCAATGAAACAATTATGTTTTGCCTCGCCGATCCCGGCGATGTTTTTCTTGTTCCCTCTCCTTATTATGCCGC aTTTGATAGAGACTTGAGGTGGCGTACAGGTGTCGAGATAGTTCCGGTTCACTGTTCCAGCTCCAACAACTTCAAATTAACCGTCGAGGCCGTGGAATGGGCCTACAAAAAAGCTGTACAGTCCAACAAGAACGTCAAAGGCCTACTCTTCACCAACCCATCAAATCCGCTCGGTACAATCTTAGACAAGGATACACTTAAGAACTTAGTCCGTTTCGTCACGAGGAATAACATTCACCTTGTCGTGGACGAGATCTATGCTGCCACCGTCTTCGCTGGAGAAAATTTTGCAAGCGTCGCCGAGGTGGTCAAAGACTTAGATAGCTCTGAAGTCAACGTTGACTTGATTCACATTGTCTATAGTCTCTCCAAAGACATGGGACTTCCCGGTTTTAGAGTTGGTATAGTCTATTCTTACAACGACTCGGTTGTGTCATGCGCAAGAAAAATGTCGAGTTTCGGACTAGTTTCGTCTCAGACACAGTTCATGCTTGCTTCGATGTTGTCGGATGATAGTTTCGTGGATAATTTCCTTATGGAAAGTTCAAAAAGATTAGGGATAAGGCATGGTGTTTTTACCCTAGGGCTCAAGAAAGCAGATATTAATTGCTTGATAAGCACTGCAGGTTTATTCGTGTGGATGGATCTGAGACATCTACTAAGAGTTCGTAACTCGTTTGAATCCGAGATCGAGCTTTGGCATATAATCATCGACAAAGTGAAGCTCAATGTTTCGCCAGGCTCTTCCTTCCAGTGCACGGAACCTGGCTGGTTTAGGGTTTGCTTTGCCAACATGGATGATGATACTCTCCATGTGGCGCTTCGacggatccaagatttcgtgtccAAGAATAGCAACAAGACCGCTGAGAAAGCATCGGATAATGATCAGTTAATTCAGAACAACAATGCTAAGAAGCAGAAATGGAAGCAGAGCAATCTCCGACTAAGTTTCCGACGACTTTACGAGGATGGACTCTCTTCGCCGGGGATAATGTCACCACATTCACCTCTTCTCCGAACATAA
- the LOC106370061 gene encoding phosphatidylinositol 4-phosphate 5-kinase 10, with product MSTREITAKDVKATEKNRVRYSSKHIKHLPPGTITEFVWKDYCPLGFRLVQELEDINHAEYLKSVCNDETLRKLSTGKVGNMFLLCKDDRFLIKILRKSEIKVILEMLPGYYQHIHKYRSTLLSKNYGAHSLKPLGGVKTYFVVMSNILQSDVFMNKVYDLKGSSQGRTNKKIKVRDKTILKDIDLDFHFYVDSLARHRLLKQTKLDCELLEDEGIMDYSLMLGLQVKGSCQGSTDELIPVYDSFTSLGSVDSSKFMKTATNSPDSSSTMYSCTPSRDSIDSEESVNVQSVASMCPSPAPTNASDSPQGSIVYKTTPTNIFQNSSSTNFGMRIPGRARRVGRGESLGSVVGKNVKGGGEEWYDVILYLGIIDIFQDYGVRKRIEHCYKSIQHSSKTISAVHPKIYSSRFQDFVSQIFLPDDDTSN from the exons ATGAGTACAAGGGAGATAACAGCCAAGGACGTGAAAGCCACAGAGAAGAACCGGGTTCGATACTCTTCAAAGCACATTAAACATCTTCCACCTGGAACCATTACTGAGTTTGTATGGAAGGATTATTGTCCCTTGGGATTCAG ACTTGTGCAAGAGCTTGAGGATATTAACCATGCTGAATACTTGAAATCCGTATGTAATGATGAGACGCTAAGGAAGCTTTCTACTGGGAAAGTTGGTAATATGTTTCTTCTCTGCAAAGATGACCGCTTTCTTATTAAGATTCTTCGCAAATCCGAAATCAAG GTGATACTAGAGATGTTGCCTGGCTACTACCAACATATTCATAAATACAGGTCAACCTTGTTGTCCAAGAACTATGGAGCTCATTCTCTCAAACCTCTTGGAGGTGTTAAG ACATATTTTGTGGTCATGTCAAACATACTACAGTCGGATGTTTTTATGAACAAGGTCTATGATCTAAAGGGTTCATCACAAGGCCGAACTAACAAGAAGATCAAAGTCAGAGATAAAACCATACTGAAAGATATAGACCTTGATTTTCATTTCTATGTTGATTCCTTGGCAAGGCACCGCCTCCTCAA GCAAACAAAGCTAGACTGTGAACTTTTGGAAGATGAAGGAATAATGGATTATAGCTTAATGCTTGGTTTACAAGTTAAAGGTTCATGTCAAG GCTCAACTGATGAATTAATCCCTGTATACGATAGCTTCACATCACTAG GCTCTGTTGACAGCAGTAAGTTTATGAAGACAGCTACAAACTCTCCAGATAGTTCTTCAACAATGTATTCATGCACTCCGAGCAGAG ACTCAATTGATAGTGAGGAGTCAGTGAATGTACAATCCGTAGCAAGCATGTGCCCTAGTCCAGCACCAACCAACGCTTCTGATTCTCCACAAGGAAGCATTGTCTACAAAACAACACCCACCAACATCTTCCAAAACAG CTCAAGCACAAACTTCGGTATGAGGATACCTGGACGAGCACGAAGAGTGGGGAGAGGAGAATCATTAGGGAGTGTGGTGGGGAAGAACGTTAAAGGAGGGGGAGAGGAATGGTACGACGTTATATTGTACCTTGGGATTATAGACATTTTCCAAGACTATGGTGTGAGGAAACGCATTGAACATTGTTACAAGTCTATTCAACACAGCTCTAAGACTATCTCAGCTGTCCATCCCAAGATCTACTCTTCTCGTTTTCAAGACTTTGTCTCTCAGATCTTCTTACCAGACGATGATACttctaattga
- the LOC106401731 gene encoding NDR1/HIN1-like protein 6: protein MDPKRPTDEEMAAEKPLKPVLQKPPGFRDEQNQPTTEPPSGTAPLPRRRPRPIHPVSLYPEKKRRWSRCRVFCCCFCIFLAVILLLLLIAGAVFFLWYSPKLPVVRLASFRTSSFNFSSGKTDDGWSFLTADAATMLDFRNPNGKLGLFYGDADVAVILGEKDFETNLGSTKVKGFVQKPGNRTAVIIRTRVRTQQVDDPTAKRLRAELKSKKLLVKVSAKTKVGFAVGSRRIVTVGVSLKCGGVRLQTLDSQMAKCTITILKWIKLRS, encoded by the exons ATGGACCCAAAGCGGCCAACCGATGAGGAAATGGCGGCGGAGAAACCGTTAAAACCGGTACTCCAGAAACCTCCAGGGTTCCGTGATGAGCAGAACCAACCAACAACGGAACCGCCGTCGGGAACAGCACCGCTTCCACGCCGTCGGCCGAGGCCTATCCATCCGGTGTCACTCTACCCGGAGAAGAAACGTCGCTGGAGCCGCTGCCGCGTTTTCTGCTGCTGCTTCTGTATATTCCTCGCCGtgattcttctcctcctcctcatcgCCGGCgctgtttttttcctttggtaCAGCCCTAAACTCCCCGTGGTCCGCCTTGCCTCTTTCAGAACCAGCAGCTTCAACTTTTCCAGCGGAAAAACCGACGACGGTTGGTCGTTTCTGACAGCGGACGCGGCGACGATGCTCGACTTCAGAAACCCTAACGGTAAGCTGGGGCTTTTCTACGGAGATGCTGACGTGGCTGTGATCCTCGGAGAGAAAGACTTTGAGACCAATTTGGGGTCAACGAAAGTCAAAGGCTTTGTTCAGAAGCCAGGGAATCGGACGGCAGTGATCATCAGGACGAGAGTGAGGACGCAACAGGTGGATGATCCGACAGCGAAGAGGCTACGGGCAGAGCTGAAGAGTAAAAAGTTGCTGGTGAAGGTGTCAGCTAAGACGAAGGTTGGATTTGCTGTGGGTAGTCGAAGGATTGTTACTGTGGGCGTTAGTCTCAAATGCGGCGGTGTTAGATTACAAACGCTTGATTCGCAAATGGCCAAATGCACCATCACAATTCTGAAATG GATTAAGTTGCGGTCATGA
- the LOC106370063 gene encoding uncharacterized protein LOC106370063 produces the protein MRTSGSTSSRSQEETRFKEEDDASPRRNRQDQNTIPIQYADQQQAELFRKLDSLKGHVLRGQDSPRASHHQPPPYYNPYPPYGMYPSPSNPPHGFPMHQSLYGHYPNQMLPRPPYPPQGGHYVDIGPDILDPQLHDPRFFPGTPSRYADVPVSHHGGGAQGHHHKRWPSDINSEMGSGAQGHHHTRRPSEVNSEMGGGAYARGYVQTAADSRRCHPLAGGAPFVACHNCFELLYLPRKKLLLSQAKQQQKLQCGACSEVFSFTIVDNKLVFSSSSALEESHRARVEVEDRSAVIDDCPLKDEEHSDDEGGRSSVSSEPQKEVVKSVRRRAKAAKAPPPPPPPENSNLLELFEYSNVNRAALTYGMSQLGYNKQVSFTKQESVASETDISYNGYYNNTEDDSRISNASKDERGRRNRKHRSDYNKTVSNDDQYDRQLEVWVNGHLIPEDQVISAEKQAGPVQAGNYWYDYRAGFWGVMGHPCLGIIPPFIEEFSRPMPDNCGAGNTGVFVNGRELHERDFELLSGRGLPRGKNRSYIVDISGRVLDGDSGEELKSLGKLAPTIEKVKHGFGMRVPRYLASST, from the exons ATGAGGACAAGCGGTTCTACTTCTTCCAGAAGCCAAGAAGAAACAAGGTTTAAGGAGGAGGACGATGCTTCCCCCAGGAGAAATCGCCAAGATCAAAACACCATCCCGATTCAATACGCAGATCAACAACAAGCAGAGCTTTTTAGAAAACTCGATTCCTTAAAAGGCCACGTTCTCCGTGGTCAAGACTCACCAAGAGCCTCACATCATCAGCCACCACCTTATTACAATCCATATCCTCCTTATGGAATGTATCCTTCCCCTAGTAACCCGCCTCATGGTTTCCCAATGCATCAAAGCTTGTATGGTCATTACCCAAATCAGATGCTGCCTCGTCCTCCCTATCCTCCTCAAGGAGGACATTATGTAGACATTGGTCCTGACATACTTGACCCCCAGTTACACGACCCTAGATTCTTTCCTGGTACACCGAGTAGGTACGCTGATGTCCCTGTTTCGCACCATGGTGGTGGTGCTCAAGGCCATCATCACAAGAGGTGGCCTAGTGACATTAACTCTGAAATGGGTAGCGGTGCTCAAGGCCATCATCACACGAGGCGGCCTAGTGAAGTTAACTCTGAAATGGGTGGCGGTGCTTATGCTCGTGGGTATGTTCAAACTGCTGCTGATTCACGTCGTTGCCATCCTCTAGCAGGAGGTGCGCCCTTTGTAGCTTGTCACAATTGCTTTGAGCTTCTCTACTTGCCTAGGAAGAAGCTTCTTCTTTCTCAGGCAAAGCAGCAACAAAAGCTGCAATGTGGTGCTTGCTCCGAGGTCTTCAGTTTCACTATTGTCGATAATAAGcttgttttctcttcttcttctgctcttGAGGAGAGTCACCGAGCTCGTGTAGAGGTTGAAGATAGAAGTGCAGTGATAGATGATTGTCCACTTAAGGATGAGGAACACTCAGATGACGAAGGAGGAAGATCAAGCGTTTCTAGTGAACCACAAAAAGAGGTCGTCAAGTCTGTTCGCCGCAGAGCCAAAGCCGCTaaagctcctcctcctccaccacctcctgAAAACTCCAATCTTCTAGAGCTCTTTGAGTATTCTAACGTAAACAGAGCTGCACTCACTTACGGAATGTCGCAGCTAGGTTACAATAAGCAAGTATCCTTCACGAAACAAGAATCAGTAGCTTCTGAGACAGATATATCTTACAATGGTTACTATAATAACACTGAGGACGATTCAAGGATCTCGAACGCTAGTAAAGATGAGAGAGGACGTAGGAACCGAAAGCATCGCAGCGACTACAATAAAACCGTATCTAATGATGACCAATACGATAGGCAGCTAGAGGTTTGGGTGAACGGGCATCTGATACCGGAAGATCAGGTTATCAGCGCCGAGAAACAAGCTGGACCTGTTCAAGCTGGCAACTACTG GTATGACTACCGTGCTGGATTCTGGGGAGTTATGGGACACCCTTGTCTCGGTATCATACCA CCATTTATAGAAGAGTTTAGTCGTCCAATGCCGGATAACTGCGGTGCGGGAAACACGGGAGTGTTTGTGAACGGAAGAGAGCTTCACGAGAGAGATTTCGAGTTGCTTTCAGGTAGAGGTCTTCCTCGAGGCAAGAACCGTTCTTACATCGTTGATATATCGGGAAGAGTTCTTGATGGAGACTCTGGTGAGGAGCTTAAGAGCCTTGGCAAATTAGCTCCAAC GATTGAGAAGGTTAAGCATGGATTTGGCATGAGAGTTCCAAGATACCTAGCTTCATCAACTTGA
- the LOC106370876 gene encoding protein trichome birefringence-like 25: MTLNSRKEKTKIHSVILFTRKLIAFINNQKHPRKLIQTIQYLPKATLIYSFSCLSSSHFHMDRLRSLSKSMKIEGNPFGSSHQRNQIFLKFVAFFLLVGLTYRLIVTDSTDSPIAQVRTSPDPPGLTASVAQAPAPVVSPVNITTAAPQNASTKCDIFTGNWVPDPSGPLYTNTSCRHIQEHQNCLKNGRPDSNYLLWRWKPRDCDLPRFDPQHFLDTMRNKWWAFIGDSISRNHVQSLLCILSQVEEVEEIYHDKEYRSKIWRFPSHNFTLSVVWSPFLLKADVFENSEGVSFSDIQLHLDTLDPKWTDQYVNFDYVVISGGKWFLKTSIFHENHTVTGCHYCQGKNNLTELGYGYSYRKALRLVLDFVADPNRKAQVLLRTTTPDHFENGEWNSGGFCNRTMPFKESEGEMKSEDEFMRDIELEEFRKTQEKEEGSNIALLDTTSMSLLRPDGHPGPYRYPNPFSGMKIKDPVRVQNDCLHWCLPGPIDSWNDLMVEVMLNREIEKEN, encoded by the exons atgactttgaattcaagaaaagaaaaaacaaaaatccacTCTGTCATATTATTTACCAGGAAGCTCATAGCTTTCATCAACAACCAAAAACATCCAAGAAAGCTAATACAAACAATTCAATACCTTCCAAAAGCAACACTGATCTATTCCTTTTCCTGTCTGTCTAGTTCACACTTTCACATGGATAGACTCAGATCACTGTCTAAGAGCATGAAGATCGAAGGAAACCCATTTGGTTCCTCTCACCAACGCAATCAAATTTTCCTCAAATTCGTCGCCTTCTTCCTCCTCGTCGGTCTCACTTACCGTCTCATCGTCACCGATTCCACCGACTCTCCGATTGCACAAGTAAGAACCTCGCCGGATCCTCCCGGTCTCACTGCCTCAGTTGCTCAAGCTCCAGCCCCCGTTGTTTCCCCAGTAAACATCACCACTGCTGCTCCACAAAATG CTTCCACAAAGTGTGACATCTTTACCGGGAACTGGGTACCAGACCCATCTGGTCCTCTCTACACCAACACCTCTTGTCGGCACATCCAAGAACACCAGAACTGCTTGAAAAACGGACGCCCAGATTCGAATTACCTTCTCTGGAGATGGAAGCCTCGCGACTGCGATCTCCCTAGGTTCGATCCACAGCACTTTCTCGACACAATGAGGAACAAATGGTGGGCTTTCATCGGCGATTCAATCTCCCGTAACCACGTCCAATCCCTTCTCTGCATCCTCTCTCAG GTAGAAGAGGTAGAAGAGATCTACCACGACAAGGAGTACAGATCAAAGATATGGAGATTCCCTTCTCACAACTTCACTCTCTCTGTCGTCTGGTCTCCTTTCCTTCTGAAAGCCGACGTCTTCGAGAACTCCGAAGGCGTTTCCTTCTCCGACATTCAGCTCCATCTCGACACCCTCGATCCCAAATGGACCGATCAGTACGTCAACTTCGACTACGTTGTCATCTCCGGTGGCAAATGGTTCCTCAAAACATCCATCTTCCACGAGAACCACACCGTTACCGGATGCCATTACTGCCAGGGGAAGAACAACCTCACCGAGCTCGGTTACGGATACTCATACCGTAAAGCTCTCCGTCTGGTTCTTGACTTCGTCGCTGATCCTAACCGTAAAGCTCAGGTTCTGCTCAGAACGACAACGCCTGATCATTTCGAGAACGGAGAGTGGAACAGTGGCGGGTTTTGTAACAGAACGATGCCGTTTAAGGAAAGCGAAGGAGAGATGAAGAGCGAGGATGAATTTATGCGTGATATCGAGCTTGAGGAGTTCCGTAAGAcccaagaaaaagaagaaggttcCAACATTGCGTTACTTGACACTACTTCAATGTCGCTTCTCCGACCAGATGGACATCCTGGACCGTACCGGTATCCAAATCCTTTCTCTGGGATGAAGATCAAGGATCCGGTTCGTGTTCAGAATGATTGTCTTCACTGGTGCTTGCCCGGTCCGATTGATTCGTGGAATGATCTTATGGTGGAGGTCATGCTTAACCGGGAGATTGAAAAGGAGAATTAG
- the LOC106370877 gene encoding UDP-glycosyltransferase 72B3, whose product MADANIPHIAIIPSPGLGHLIPLLEFAKRLVDHHRFTVTFIFPGESSPSSAQISILNSLPSSIASVFLPPIDLSDLPSTAGIETRISLTVTRSNPALRELFGSLSAEKRLPAVLVVDLFGTDAFDVAAEFHVSPYIFNPTNANVLSFLLHLPKLDETLSCDFKDLTEPIRIPGCVPITGKDLSDPCQDQSDDAYKWLLHNAKRFKEAEGILLNSFVDLEPNAIKALQEPGPDNPPVYPIGPLVNTGSSCPNDEYECLNWLDDQPLGSVLYVSFGSGGTLTCEQLNELAFGLAESGKRFIWVIRSPSGIANSSFFNSHSQTDPSTFLPPGFLDRTKGKGLVVPSWAPQVQILAHPSTGGFLTHCGWNSTLESIVNGVPLIAWPLYAEQKTNALLLVEDVRVALRARNSDNMIVRKQEVVRVVNRLMEGEEGKAIRNKMKELKEGAVRVLREDGLSTKALTEVSLKWKFHQPEVEQDTTHNICSS is encoded by the coding sequence ATGGCAGATGCAAACATTCCGCATATCGCAATCATACCAAGTCCCGGTCTGGGTCACCTCATCCCGCTCCTCGAGTTCGCAAAGCGACTCGTAGACCACCACCGTTTCACCGTCACATTCATCTTCCCCGGAGAATCATCACCGTCTAGTGCCCAAATATCCATTCTCAACTCTCTCCCTTCCTCCATAGCCTCCGTGTTCCTACCTCCCATAGACCTTTCCGACCTTCCCTCGACGGCGGGAATCGAAACTCGGATCTCACTCACCGTGACTCGTTCTAACCCGGCGCTCCGGGAGCTTTTCGGCTCGTTATCGGCGGAGAAACGTCTCCCGGCGGTCCTCGTCGTCGATCTATTTGGTACGGATGCGTTCGACGTGGCTGCTGAGTTCCACGTGTCACCATACATATTCAACCCAACAAATGCCAACGTCTTGTCGTTTTTGCTTCACTTGCCGAAACTAGACGAAACGCTGTCGTGTGACTTCAAGGACTTGACGGAACCGATTAGGATTCCCGGTTGCGTTCCGATAACCGGTAAGGATCTCTCTGATCCGTGTCAAGACCAAAGCGATGACGCATACAAATGGCTTCTCCACAACGCCAAGAGGTTCAAAGAAGCTGAGGGGATTCTGCTGAATTCCTTCGTCGACTTGGAGCCAAACGCTATAAAGGCTTTACAAGAACCGGGTCCCGATAATCCACCGGTTTACCCGATTGGACCATTGGTCAACACGGGTTCTTCTTGTCCCAACGATGAGTATGAGTGTTTAAACTGGCTGGACGACCAACCACTCGGTTCGGTTCTATACGTTTCATTTGGAAGCGGTGGAACACTCACGTGTGAGCAGCTCAATGAGCTTGCTTTCGGTCTAGCAGAGAGCGGGAAACGGTTTATTTGGGTCATACGAAGTCCGAGCGGAATAGCTAATTCTTCGTTTTTCAACTCACACAGCCAAACCGACCCGTCGACCTTCTTGCCACCAGGGTTCTTGGACCGAACCAAAGGAAAAGGCCTAGTGGTTCCGTCATGGGCACCACAGGTTCAAATCTTGGCCCATCCATCCACCGGGGGATTTCTAACACATTGTGGATGGAACtcgactcttgaaagcattgtgAATGGTGTACCCCTAATAGCTTGGCCTTTATACGCAGAGCAAAAGACGAACGCATTGCTACTTGTGGAGGATGTTAGGGTGGCTTTAAGAGCGAGAAACAGTGACAATATGATTGTACGAAAGCAAGAAGTGGTGAGAGTGGTTAACAGGTtgatggaaggagaagaagggaAGGCTATAAGGAATAAAATGAAAGAGTTGAAAGAAGGAGCTGTTAGAGTCTTGAGAGAAGATGGGCTATCTACGAAGGCACTCACTGAAGTTTCCTTAAAGTGGAAATTTCACCAGCCAGAGGTGGAACAAGACACGACCCACAATATATGTAGTAGTTAA
- the LOC106370878 gene encoding abscisic acid receptor PYL9, translating into MDGGTEMYGGLETMQYVRRHHQHNCREDQCTSALVKHIKAPLRLVWSVVRRFDEPQKYKPFVSRCTVIGDPEIGSLREVNVKSGLPATTSTERLELLDDDEHILGIKIIGGDHRLKNYSSIVTVHPEIIEGRPGTMVIESFVVDVPQGNTKDETCYFVEALIRCNLKSLAHVSERLASQDIINLSI; encoded by the exons ATGGACGGAGGCACGGAGATGTACGGTGGACTTGAGACGATGCAGTACGTAAGGAGACATCATCAACATAACTGCAGAGAAGACCAGTGTACTTCTGCTCTTGTCAAACACATCAAAGCTCCTCTTCGTCTC GTTTGGTCAGTGGTGAGGAGATTTGATGAGCCGCAGAAATATAAACCATTTGTGAGCAGATGCACAGTGATAGGCGATCCTGAAATAGGCAGCCTCAGAGAAGTTAATGTCAAATCTGGCCTCCCTGCAACTACAAGTACCGAGAGACTGGAGCTTCTTGACGACGATGAACACATTCTTGGTATCAAAATCATCGGTGGTGACCATAGACTTAAG AATTACTCTTCGATTGTGACGGTTCATCCAGAGATAATAGAAGGAAGACCAGGAACAATGGTGATTGAATCGTTTGTAGTTGATGTTCCTCAAGGAAACACAAAGGATGAGACTTGCTACTTCGTGGAAGCACTCATAAGATGTAATCTGAAATCATTGGCACATGTTTCAGAAAGATTGGCTTCCCAGGACATCATTAACCTATCAATATAA